One genomic window of Halorhabdus sp. CBA1104 includes the following:
- a CDS encoding SprT-like domain-containing protein has protein sequence MAIDRAEVPAFESVDSHDELVDWSRAYAREARREWLLDVRLDLVEWTVSTRARRRAAAVKRPQLPDATVGEPINWDDVPDSDGRPLPCTVALTWDAFAEFSRSEWASTLRHELLHVEQFQRFGTTDHGAAFRRRAQEIETDMHCRSFATPEWLFRCGDCGRAVARRYRDCQFVAEYEQYRSECCWAPLTMSHPES, from the coding sequence ATGGCCATCGACAGGGCGGAAGTACCGGCATTCGAGTCGGTCGACAGTCACGACGAGCTGGTCGACTGGTCGCGCGCCTACGCCCGGGAGGCGCGCCGCGAGTGGCTACTCGACGTTCGGTTGGATCTCGTCGAGTGGACCGTCTCGACGCGGGCGCGCCGCCGGGCAGCAGCCGTCAAGCGGCCACAACTGCCGGATGCGACCGTCGGTGAGCCGATCAACTGGGACGATGTTCCCGACAGCGATGGCCGGCCCCTTCCCTGTACGGTCGCCTTGACCTGGGACGCCTTCGCGGAATTCTCACGTTCGGAGTGGGCATCGACGCTCCGCCACGAGTTGCTCCACGTCGAGCAGTTCCAGCGCTTCGGGACGACCGACCACGGAGCGGCATTCCGCCGACGCGCCCAGGAGATCGAGACCGACATGCACTGTCGAAGCTTCGCGACGCCGGAGTGGCTGTTCCGCTGTGGGGACTGTGGCCGGGCGGTCGCCCGGCGATATCGGGACTGTCAGTTCGTCGCCGAGTACGAGCAGTACCGCTCGGAGTGCTGTTGGGCTCCGTTGACGATGAGCCACCCCGAGTCGTGA
- a CDS encoding Nif3-like dinuclear metal center hexameric protein has translation MDCTEICDRFDERLRVEDYADVDASANGLQVGSTDRQIEHVAVAVDAAVETIDRAREVGADLLVVHHGLFWGDGITSVTGESYRRLAPLLEGDLPLYAAHLPLDGHQDLGNAAGLADVLDLSNRAPFGELGGEYIGQRGRMPAMTVEELEKRLASELDIGGQPIQTLDFGPEEISDVAIVTGSGTDWIDEAAEKGVDALVTGEGKQAVYHRAKELGLTVVLAGHYATETFGVRALAGLAEEWGLETTFIDHPTGL, from the coding sequence ATGGACTGTACCGAGATCTGTGACCGGTTCGACGAGCGACTCCGGGTCGAGGACTACGCCGACGTCGACGCCAGCGCGAACGGGCTCCAGGTCGGATCCACAGACCGCCAGATCGAGCACGTCGCTGTCGCGGTCGACGCCGCCGTCGAGACGATCGACCGCGCTCGAGAGGTCGGCGCGGATCTACTCGTCGTCCACCACGGCCTGTTCTGGGGCGATGGGATCACCAGCGTGACCGGCGAGTCCTACCGCCGGCTGGCCCCGCTACTGGAGGGGGACCTTCCGCTGTATGCGGCCCATCTGCCGCTGGACGGCCACCAGGATCTCGGTAACGCGGCCGGGCTGGCCGATGTCCTGGACCTGAGCAACCGCGCGCCCTTCGGCGAACTCGGCGGGGAGTACATCGGCCAGCGCGGCCGGATGCCGGCGATGACAGTCGAGGAACTCGAAAAGCGACTTGCCAGCGAACTCGATATCGGTGGCCAGCCGATACAGACCCTCGACTTCGGCCCCGAAGAGATCAGCGACGTGGCGATCGTCACCGGCAGTGGGACCGACTGGATCGATGAGGCCGCCGAGAAAGGGGTCGACGCACTGGTGACGGGCGAGGGCAAACAGGCGGTCTACCACCGTGCGAAGGAACTGGGACTCACTGTCGTCCTGGCGGGCCACTACGCCACGGAGACCTTCGGGGTCCGTGCCCTCGCCGGCCTCGCCGAAGAGTGGGGCCTGGAGACGACGTTCATCGACCACCCGACCGGCCTCTGA
- a CDS encoding PQQ-binding-like beta-propeller repeat protein yields MTDKSTQTTRRQYLRTAAGIGTVAAIGSKASQSGTAQASSGGEEIWRYETGNSPHSSPTVVDGTVYVGSWNLYAIDAATGEKEWAFETGNWITSRISSPTVADGTVFVGSDDCNLYALDAATGEKEWAFETGAEVKSSPTVVDGTVFVGSDDYTLYALNAATGEKEWAFKPGYWVESSPTVVDGTVFVGSNDKNLYALNAATGEKEWAFETGTYVYSSPTVADGTVFVGSYDDNLYAVDVATGEKEWAFETGDRVDSSPTMVDGTVFVGSWDENIYALNAATGEKEWAFETSARVRSSPTVGDGTVFVGSNDNNLYAVDGATGEKEWAFETDGRVESSPTVVDGTVFVGSKDENIYALDAGIEGSSEGSRVTLTTLGQHNQSRPGESFTDSAPEGGQSNASTSTSGPGLGVLGTVISLGGASYLISRARNGSQESVE; encoded by the coding sequence GTGACTGATAAATCAACGCAGACGACGCGGCGACAGTACCTACGCACAGCGGCAGGTATCGGCACGGTAGCAGCGATCGGCTCGAAAGCGAGTCAAAGTGGGACAGCGCAAGCGAGTTCGGGTGGTGAGGAAATCTGGCGGTATGAGACCGGCAATTCTCCCCACTCATCACCGACGGTGGTGGATGGGACTGTCTACGTCGGGAGTTGGAACCTCTACGCGATAGATGCGGCGACGGGCGAGAAAGAGTGGGCCTTCGAGACTGGCAATTGGATCACCTCGCGAATATCCAGCCCGACGGTAGCCGATGGGACTGTCTTCGTCGGGAGTGATGACTGCAACCTCTACGCGCTGGATGCGGCGACGGGCGAGAAAGAGTGGGCCTTTGAGACGGGCGCTGAGGTGAAGTCGTCACCGACGGTGGTAGATGGGACTGTCTTCGTCGGGAGTGATGACTACACCCTCTATGCGCTGAATGCGGCGACGGGCGAGAAAGAGTGGGCCTTCAAGCCCGGCTATTGGGTGGAATCGTCGCCGACGGTAGTGGATGGGACGGTCTTCGTCGGGAGTAACGACAAGAACCTCTACGCGCTGAATGCGGCAACAGGCGAGAAAGAGTGGGCCTTCGAGACGGGCACCTACGTGTACTCGTCGCCGACGGTAGCCGATGGGACAGTCTTTGTCGGGAGTTACGACGACAACCTCTACGCTGTGGATGTGGCGACGGGCGAGAAAGAGTGGGCGTTCGAGACTGGCGATAGGGTGGACTCGTCGCCGACGATGGTGGACGGCACCGTCTTCGTCGGGAGTTGGGATGAAAACATCTACGCGCTGAATGCGGCGACGGGCGAGAAAGAGTGGGCTTTCGAGACTAGCGCCAGGGTGCGTTCGTCGCCGACGGTGGGCGATGGGACGGTCTTCGTCGGGAGTAACGACAACAACCTCTACGCGGTGGATGGGGCCACGGGCGAGAAAGAGTGGGCATTTGAGACGGACGGCAGGGTGGAGTCGTCGCCGACAGTGGTGGATGGAACCGTCTTCGTCGGGAGTAAGGATGAAAACATCTACGCGCTGGATGCTGGTATCGAAGGATCGAGCGAAGGCTCACGCGTCACACTCACCACGCTAGGCCAACACAACCAATCCCGCCCTGGTGAGTCCTTTACCGATTCCGCACCGGAGGGTGGACAATCGAACGCGAGCACATCGACGTCCGGTCCGGGATTGGGGGTCCTCGGTACAGTGATCAGTCTGGGGGGCGCAAGCTATCTCATTAGTCGAGCGAGAAACGGTAGCCAAGAGTCTGTAGAGTAG
- a CDS encoding arginase family protein, which produces MVFPGALADRESAAYAVVGAPLDVSTTFQPGARFGPDRIRQFARSFEDYDPKTNSHFSARDVYDHGDVGAVGAISDAQQYLTFLEGELRDLQAEGLLPLLVGGEHTVSVAGVRAIDPDVFVCLDAHLDLRAEYAGDPDSHSTVTRHALDVADRAVILGARAGSEAEYDRASQADVSVVPPANVRDWTPGFDDESVYLSVDIDAADPGFAPGTGTMEPGGLNPQTMDRLVREVAPHATGFDVVEVNDRDDGQAAALAGKLLRAFVYAHAAD; this is translated from the coding sequence ATGGTTTTTCCCGGCGCACTCGCCGACCGCGAGTCGGCTGCCTATGCGGTCGTCGGTGCGCCACTCGATGTCTCGACAACCTTCCAGCCGGGCGCTCGTTTCGGGCCGGATCGCATCCGGCAGTTCGCACGCTCCTTCGAAGATTACGACCCGAAAACGAACAGTCACTTCTCGGCGCGTGACGTCTACGATCACGGCGACGTCGGAGCCGTCGGTGCGATCAGCGACGCCCAACAGTACCTGACCTTCCTCGAAGGCGAGTTACGGGACTTGCAGGCGGAGGGACTCCTGCCGTTGCTCGTCGGCGGCGAGCATACCGTCAGCGTCGCGGGCGTCCGCGCGATCGACCCGGACGTCTTCGTCTGTCTCGACGCCCACCTCGACCTGCGGGCAGAATACGCCGGCGATCCCGACAGCCATTCGACGGTGACCCGTCACGCCCTCGACGTGGCCGATCGGGCGGTGATCCTCGGAGCGCGGGCGGGCAGCGAAGCCGAGTACGATCGGGCGAGTCAGGCCGACGTCTCCGTCGTCCCGCCCGCGAACGTCCGCGACTGGACGCCCGGCTTCGACGACGAATCGGTCTATCTCAGCGTCGATATCGATGCCGCCGATCCAGGGTTTGCCCCGGGGACCGGGACGATGGAACCCGGTGGACTGAATCCACAGACGATGGACCGCCTGGTTCGGGAGGTTGCCCCCCACGCCACCGGGTTCGACGTGGTGGAAGTCAACGATCGGGACGACGGTCAGGCAGCCGCGCTGGCGGGGAAGCTACTGCGGGCGTTTGTCTACGCCCACGCTGCGGACTGA
- a CDS encoding translation initiation factor IF-5A: MAKQQTEVRELDEGSYVMMDETPCKITSYSTAKPGKHGSAKARIDGKGVFDGKKRSLSQPVDAKVWVPIIERKQGQVVSVSGNDAQVMDLETYETFTMRVPEDENLEPDDEIEYLELEEQRKVV; this comes from the coding sequence ATGGCAAAACAGCAGACCGAAGTGCGAGAGCTCGACGAAGGGAGCTACGTGATGATGGACGAGACGCCCTGCAAGATCACGTCTTACAGCACGGCCAAACCAGGGAAACACGGCAGTGCGAAGGCCCGTATCGACGGGAAGGGCGTTTTCGACGGCAAAAAGCGGAGTCTCTCCCAGCCGGTCGACGCGAAGGTCTGGGTCCCGATCATCGAGCGCAAACAGGGCCAGGTCGTCTCGGTCTCGGGCAACGACGCTCAGGTGATGGATCTGGAGACCTACGAGACGTTCACGATGCGCGTCCCCGAAGACGAGAATCTCGAACCCGACGACGAAATCGAATACCTCGAACTCGAAGAGCAGCGCAAGGTCGTATAG
- a CDS encoding AarF/ABC1/UbiB kinase family protein has protein sequence MSLRTYWRFVAVVRQFLPLALTYARDRRRFLLFGRSRSVSSQQRRDRAERLLQSLLTLGPTFIKLGQLLSTRPDVLPPEYVEEFSKLQDSVPPADWEKAQAVIEDELGTVEERFSEFNTEAISGASLGQVYYAEVGDDPVAVKVRRPGVEQLVESDLQVVQWLLPIILYFVDDARSFSLETLADEFATTIREEMDYEREAEMLTEIRGNFTAEEGIRIPPVVQTHSTRRILTMEYIEGTKINDVEELDRRGVDRTALAENLERAYFQMIVEDGVYHADPHPGNLAVQDDGTLVFYDFGMSGRVDAYLQDRIIDFYMAVADQDIDAILDALIAMGTLSPEADRQVMAEVMELAIADARGEDIGQYRVQQIIQKVEDTIYEFPLRLPSNLALVLRVATVVEGVCVTLDPEFDFIDVATDFLREEGYLEESAREFVRDRVEEVGQAGRSAVRIPPKLETTLDRIDRDDFYVRADLEDSDGLLDALAARLVLGLFATGGFVSTAVLYSFSTVRATLLSLLVTLLVLFGLYRSFRQRQSIRAKPQFTRQNMRQRDETGQPDSPAIGADGPVSDEEAKSPTEDRWT, from the coding sequence GTGTCCCTCCGTACCTACTGGCGGTTTGTCGCCGTCGTCCGGCAGTTCCTCCCGCTTGCGCTCACCTACGCCCGGGACCGCCGGCGGTTCCTTCTGTTCGGTCGAAGCCGGAGTGTCTCCAGCCAGCAACGCCGAGATCGAGCCGAGCGACTGCTGCAGTCGCTTTTGACACTCGGGCCGACGTTCATCAAGCTGGGGCAGTTGCTCTCGACGCGGCCGGACGTGCTCCCGCCGGAGTACGTCGAGGAGTTCTCGAAACTCCAAGATAGCGTGCCCCCAGCCGACTGGGAGAAGGCCCAGGCGGTCATCGAAGACGAGCTGGGCACAGTCGAGGAGCGATTCAGCGAGTTCAACACTGAGGCGATCAGCGGCGCGAGTCTGGGGCAGGTCTATTACGCCGAAGTCGGGGACGATCCAGTCGCGGTAAAGGTACGTCGGCCGGGCGTCGAACAGCTCGTCGAGTCCGACCTGCAGGTCGTCCAGTGGCTGTTGCCCATCATCCTGTATTTCGTCGACGATGCGCGATCGTTCTCCCTCGAGACACTGGCCGACGAGTTCGCCACGACGATCCGCGAGGAGATGGATTACGAGCGCGAAGCCGAGATGTTGACCGAGATCCGGGGAAACTTCACTGCGGAGGAGGGCATTCGAATCCCGCCTGTCGTCCAGACCCACTCGACGCGACGGATCCTCACTATGGAGTACATCGAGGGGACGAAGATCAACGACGTCGAGGAACTCGATCGGCGTGGCGTCGACCGGACAGCACTGGCCGAGAATCTCGAACGCGCGTACTTCCAGATGATCGTCGAGGATGGGGTCTATCACGCTGACCCCCATCCCGGGAATCTCGCCGTCCAAGACGACGGGACGCTCGTGTTCTACGACTTTGGCATGAGCGGCCGGGTCGATGCCTACCTTCAAGACCGGATCATCGACTTCTACATGGCCGTCGCCGACCAGGACATCGACGCCATCCTCGATGCACTCATCGCGATGGGGACACTCTCACCGGAGGCGGACCGACAGGTCATGGCCGAGGTGATGGAACTGGCGATCGCCGACGCCCGGGGCGAGGATATCGGACAGTACCGCGTCCAGCAGATCATCCAGAAGGTCGAAGACACGATCTATGAGTTCCCGCTCCGACTGCCATCGAACCTGGCGCTTGTCCTCCGGGTCGCGACGGTCGTCGAAGGCGTCTGCGTGACGCTGGATCCGGAGTTTGACTTCATCGACGTAGCGACGGACTTCCTCCGAGAGGAGGGCTATCTAGAGGAGAGTGCCAGGGAGTTCGTTCGCGATCGAGTCGAGGAAGTCGGACAGGCAGGACGGTCGGCGGTTCGGATCCCACCGAAACTCGAGACGACGCTCGACCGGATCGATCGGGACGACTTCTACGTCAGGGCCGACCTCGAGGACTCCGACGGCCTGTTGGACGCTCTCGCGGCGCGGCTCGTGCTGGGACTCTTTGCGACCGGCGGGTTCGTCTCGACAGCGGTGCTGTACTCGTTTTCGACGGTCCGGGCGACGCTGCTCTCGCTGCTGGTGACACTGCTCGTGTTGTTCGGTCTCTATCGGTCGTTCCGACAGCGGCAGTCGATTCGGGCCAAACCCCAGTTCACGCGCCAGAACATGCGACAGCGTGATGAAACGGGACAGCCCGACAGCCCGGCGATCGGGGCAGACGGCCCGGTCAGTGACGAGGAGGCCAAATCGCCCACGGAAGATCGCTGGACGTAG
- a CDS encoding Hsp20/alpha crystallin family protein: protein MSALREAIEDLPEAVFADLLESEDAYLLVLDMPGSTAETVDVSVENGRLLVEARREKSIPADFEYVSEERSLFLDVEVPLPPAVAPGDAQATVERGVLELRLPKSTVTTSESIPVEDA, encoded by the coding sequence ATGTCAGCGCTCCGTGAGGCGATCGAGGACTTGCCCGAGGCAGTCTTCGCCGACTTGCTCGAATCCGAAGATGCCTACCTGCTCGTACTCGACATGCCCGGCAGCACTGCCGAGACAGTCGACGTCTCGGTCGAGAACGGGCGATTGCTCGTCGAGGCGCGTCGCGAGAAATCGATTCCCGCGGACTTCGAGTACGTCTCCGAGGAGCGATCGCTGTTCCTCGACGTCGAGGTCCCCTTGCCGCCGGCCGTCGCCCCCGGCGATGCCCAAGCGACCGTCGAGCGGGGTGTCCTCGAACTCCGACTCCCGAAATCGACCGTGACGACGAGCGAGTCGATTCCCGTCGAGGACGCCTAG
- a CDS encoding HAD family hydrolase, with amino-acid sequence MSRPPEYDFWLFDLDGTLVDVEGDYPQQVFDRVGERLDYDFDEREIRVLWHGLTGSRNDQLREWGLDPDQFWPAYHEIEDPTARAQAAYLYDDARELLSTIDAPTGIVTHSQPYLTGPTLETLGLGEQFDAVVCCDGDLGWKPDPAPVERAMGDLGVDTNGHAGVMVGDSPHDVRAAHNAGLDGIHVERFDGTDRPGDIDGEQHVKRLDELL; translated from the coding sequence ATGAGTCGGCCACCCGAATACGATTTCTGGCTGTTCGATCTCGACGGGACGCTCGTCGACGTCGAGGGCGACTATCCCCAGCAGGTGTTCGATCGGGTCGGCGAGCGACTCGACTACGACTTCGACGAGCGAGAGATCCGGGTCCTCTGGCATGGACTCACTGGATCACGAAACGACCAGCTCCGGGAGTGGGGACTCGATCCCGACCAGTTCTGGCCGGCCTATCACGAGATCGAAGACCCAACGGCCCGGGCACAGGCGGCCTACCTGTACGATGATGCCCGAGAACTGCTCTCGACGATCGACGCACCGACCGGGATCGTCACTCACTCCCAGCCGTACCTGACGGGACCGACCCTCGAGACGCTGGGCCTTGGCGAACAGTTCGACGCCGTCGTCTGCTGTGACGGGGACCTCGGGTGGAAACCCGATCCCGCGCCCGTCGAGCGCGCGATGGGCGATCTTGGTGTCGATACCAACGGCCACGCTGGTGTCATGGTCGGTGATAGCCCTCACGACGTCCGAGCCGCCCACAACGCCGGCCTAGACGGGATCCACGTCGAACGGTTCGATGGGACCGACCGCCCGGGGGACATCGACGGCGAGCAGCACGTCAAGCGGCTGGACGAACTCCTTTGA
- a CDS encoding cold-shock protein, translating to MATGTVDFFNDTGGYGFIETEDADEDVFFHMEDVGGPDLEEGQEVEFDIEQAEKGPRATNVVRQ from the coding sequence ATGGCAACTGGTACGGTCGATTTCTTCAACGACACTGGCGGTTACGGTTTCATCGAGACTGAGGATGCGGACGAAGACGTATTCTTCCACATGGAAGACGTCGGCGGCCCGGACCTCGAAGAAGGACAGGAAGTCGAATTCGACATCGAACAGGCCGAGAAGGGCCCCCGCGCGACCAACGTCGTCCGCCAGTAA
- a CDS encoding lycopene cyclase domain-containing protein: MAIARRQSGTLPAARALASQIHPVFMLPPVAVSLTGSLLAARETGSFGPTIAALHATAIFTAVYTAHLKDGYVDFFVRGEDDDHPLSATGCRVGLVAAGVVFLAALTGVFLTAGLGGAALTAPTWALGYFHAPQLDTNPVTATGGYPAGIALALLGSFVAGHGSLTPAVLGLAGVLLAVLLGIKVIDDAQDYAYDRSIEKRTVAVVLGRSRARQTAEGCLAAGLLGVAGLAATGVFPTGTILAVFAFGGVAAIARRADPRLATMLLVRGAYVFLALLLIALWYRPMAGPLPIDIGVFGPYTYLATEVVFGALALALLWRGEAIASAARSIVVLYPLAYVWDWYTLEVGIFAIELRTGIDLLAIPLEEHLFMIVVPGLVIGIHETLRDSDT; encoded by the coding sequence ATGGCGATCGCCCGGCGTCAGTCCGGCACGCTACCGGCGGCCCGAGCGCTGGCGTCCCAGATCCACCCCGTGTTCATGTTGCCCCCGGTGGCCGTCTCACTGACGGGATCGCTACTTGCCGCCCGGGAGACAGGCTCGTTCGGGCCGACGATCGCTGCGCTGCACGCGACGGCCATCTTCACAGCCGTCTACACCGCCCACCTCAAGGATGGCTACGTCGACTTCTTCGTCCGCGGCGAGGACGACGATCACCCGCTGTCGGCCACTGGCTGTCGGGTCGGGCTGGTCGCGGCCGGGGTGGTTTTCCTGGCCGCGCTGACCGGGGTTTTCCTGACGGCTGGGCTGGGTGGTGCCGCCCTGACCGCGCCGACGTGGGCGCTGGGATACTTCCACGCCCCGCAACTCGATACGAATCCCGTCACGGCGACCGGTGGGTATCCAGCCGGGATCGCGCTTGCGCTACTGGGGTCGTTCGTCGCCGGCCACGGCTCGCTGACGCCAGCTGTCCTGGGCCTGGCGGGCGTGTTGCTCGCGGTGCTACTGGGGATCAAGGTGATCGACGACGCCCAGGATTACGCCTACGACCGGTCGATCGAGAAGCGAACGGTCGCCGTCGTCCTCGGGCGGTCGCGAGCACGCCAAACGGCCGAAGGGTGTCTGGCCGCCGGATTGCTCGGCGTGGCCGGCCTGGCCGCAACCGGCGTGTTCCCGACGGGGACGATACTCGCAGTGTTCGCGTTCGGCGGCGTCGCGGCGATCGCGCGCCGGGCCGACCCGCGGCTGGCGACGATGTTGCTGGTCCGTGGGGCGTACGTGTTTCTCGCGCTCCTGTTGATCGCACTGTGGTATCGGCCAATGGCTGGGCCGCTCCCGATCGATATCGGAGTCTTCGGTCCGTACACCTACCTCGCGACGGAGGTGGTCTTTGGCGCGCTCGCCCTGGCGCTGTTGTGGCGAGGCGAGGCCATCGCGAGTGCAGCCCGAAGTATCGTCGTCCTCTATCCGCTGGCGTACGTCTGGGACTGGTACACGCTCGAAGTGGGCATCTTCGCCATCGAGTTACGGACTGGGATCGACCTGCTCGCCATTCCGCTCGAAGAGCACCTGTTCATGATCGTCGTGCCAGGGCTAGTGATTGGCATCCACGAAACGTTGCGAGACAGCGATACGTGA
- a CDS encoding DASH family cryptochrome, with product MSETAVVWLRRDLRVYDNPTLADACSADRVLPVYCFDPRRYGPRQFGGPASFEYDGIGAGRAQFEREAVADLREQLRDAGGDLLVRHGRPDEVVPDIVEHVDADRLHCQTLALPEERTREHQLRAAVPDDLAVTRHWTHTLHHVEDLPTPYDEMPDTFTPWRKAVENESHVRDPLDAPAVPPLPADTPEAGSIPDPDTLEVLGDVPDDDRMALEFAGGETAAQDRLEEYVWESDSLREYKQTRNGLVGRDYSSKFSAWLNVGCLSPRNVYQTVQAYERERVANDSTYWLRFELRWRDFFQFQFAKYGGQFFRPGGIRERTDIHWRRDEAAFQRWQEGRTGVPFVDAAMRELAATGYVSNRARQNAASFLVHDLNIDWRWGGAHYEHHLLDYDPASNYGNWAYIAKVGNDSREGGFDVLSQAERYDPGAEYITQWCPALDGLIAEYAREPWRMNDREQRDRGVVLGEDYPEPMVDPDRL from the coding sequence ATGTCAGAGACGGCTGTCGTCTGGCTGCGGCGTGACCTGCGAGTGTACGACAATCCGACACTCGCCGACGCGTGTTCGGCCGATCGCGTTCTGCCGGTCTACTGTTTCGACCCACGGCGGTACGGCCCGCGGCAGTTCGGCGGCCCCGCGTCTTTCGAGTACGACGGCATCGGTGCCGGTCGGGCACAGTTCGAGCGCGAGGCAGTTGCGGACCTGCGCGAACAGCTTCGCGATGCAGGCGGGGACTTGCTCGTCCGCCACGGGCGTCCCGACGAGGTGGTGCCCGATATCGTCGAGCACGTCGACGCCGACCGCCTGCACTGCCAGACGCTTGCGCTCCCCGAAGAGCGGACGCGCGAACACCAGCTTCGAGCGGCGGTACCGGACGACCTCGCGGTAACGCGACACTGGACGCACACGCTCCATCACGTCGAGGATCTGCCCACGCCGTACGACGAGATGCCGGATACGTTCACCCCGTGGCGCAAGGCGGTCGAGAACGAGAGCCACGTCCGGGATCCGCTCGACGCGCCTGCTGTTCCACCGCTGCCGGCGGACACGCCCGAGGCCGGATCGATCCCCGACCCCGACACCTTGGAGGTCCTCGGCGACGTGCCCGATGATGACCGAATGGCCCTGGAGTTCGCGGGCGGGGAAACCGCCGCTCAGGATCGTCTCGAGGAGTACGTCTGGGAGAGTGACTCCCTCCGGGAGTACAAACAGACCCGCAACGGGCTGGTCGGCCGGGACTATTCCTCGAAGTTCTCGGCGTGGCTGAACGTCGGGTGTCTGTCGCCCCGCAACGTCTATCAAACCGTCCAGGCCTACGAGCGCGAACGCGTCGCCAACGATTCGACGTACTGGCTCCGCTTCGAGTTGCGCTGGCGGGACTTCTTCCAGTTCCAGTTCGCCAAGTACGGCGGGCAGTTCTTCAGGCCGGGTGGGATCCGTGAGCGGACCGACATCCACTGGCGTCGCGACGAGGCTGCCTTCCAACGCTGGCAGGAAGGACGAACGGGGGTGCCGTTCGTGGACGCCGCTATGCGGGAACTCGCGGCGACAGGCTACGTCAGCAATCGCGCTCGCCAGAACGCCGCCTCCTTCCTGGTCCACGACCTGAATATCGACTGGCGGTGGGGTGGGGCCCACTACGAGCACCACCTGCTCGATTACGACCCGGCCTCGAACTACGGCAACTGGGCGTACATCGCGAAGGTCGGCAACGACAGTCGCGAAGGCGGGTTCGATGTCCTTTCCCAGGCCGAGCGGTACGATCCTGGCGCGGAGTACATCACCCAGTGGTGTCCGGCACTCGACGGGTTGATCGCCGAGTACGCCCGCGAGCCCTGGCGGATGAACGACCGCGAGCAACGCGACCGTGGCGTCGTCCTCGGCGAGGACTATCCCGAGCCGATGGTCGATCCCGACCGACTGTGA
- a CDS encoding FAD-binding domain-containing protein, with amino-acid sequence MTQYVPELRSFPTAYLDRPKRAPQSVQQECGVIIGEDYPAPIVDFEARREAALDRWAALSDRAREALSDPAVARRASLSRSRDRQGSRTDDGVCPRPDEQAGLDDFVCTGGDRHQQKRLLPGLRRPNHDRDFPSEPQA; translated from the coding sequence ATCACGCAATACGTTCCCGAATTGCGATCGTTCCCGACAGCATACCTCGACCGGCCAAAACGAGCGCCACAATCCGTCCAGCAGGAGTGTGGCGTTATCATCGGCGAGGACTATCCCGCCCCGATCGTCGACTTCGAGGCGCGCCGCGAGGCGGCTCTCGATCGGTGGGCAGCCCTTTCGGATCGTGCCCGGGAAGCGCTGTCCGATCCGGCAGTGGCCCGGCGAGCATCGCTGTCGCGCTCTCGCGATAGGCAGGGAAGCCGGACCGACGACGGTGTCTGCCCTCGGCCGGACGAGCAGGCCGGTCTCGATGACTTCGTGTGCACGGGAGGCGATCGACACCAGCAAAAGCGCTTACTGCCGGGTCTTCGAAGACCGAACCATGACCGCGACTTTCCCAGCGAACCGCAAGCATAA